In one Agrobacterium tumefaciens genomic region, the following are encoded:
- a CDS encoding glycosyltransferase family 2 protein, which produces MFMQAFRAPSPATIDDVCGTRADGYDGATLRPTPDFAVVVPMHNEEASVETLVAEIVAACQPVGRFEIVVVDDASSDRTADVALSLGGRYPMLRLVRHDRQGGQSAAIHSGVQAARAPIICMLDGDGQNPPDNLPALLAPLLTASAPSRLGLVAGQRVGRRDTLGKRLSSRFANGLRARILKDGTRDTGCGLKAFRRDAYLALPYFDHHHRYFPALFNRDGWQVAHVDVTHRARLHGNSHYTNIGRALVGIHDLIGVAWLLRRRKRASWAETFKTETSP; this is translated from the coding sequence ATATTCATGCAAGCTTTTCGCGCTCCTTCTCCCGCCACTATCGACGATGTTTGCGGAACTCGCGCAGACGGATATGACGGAGCCACCTTGAGACCGACCCCGGATTTCGCCGTTGTCGTGCCCATGCACAATGAAGAAGCCAGTGTCGAAACACTCGTGGCGGAGATTGTGGCCGCCTGTCAGCCGGTCGGCCGGTTCGAGATCGTCGTGGTTGATGACGCGTCCTCCGACCGCACGGCGGATGTCGCACTTTCGCTTGGCGGGCGTTATCCCATGCTGCGGCTGGTCAGGCACGACCGTCAGGGCGGGCAATCGGCGGCAATCCATAGCGGTGTGCAGGCGGCGCGTGCACCGATCATCTGCATGCTTGACGGAGACGGGCAGAACCCGCCGGACAATCTGCCGGCACTTCTCGCACCCCTTCTTACCGCCAGTGCCCCGAGCCGGCTCGGGCTCGTGGCCGGCCAGCGCGTCGGCCGGCGTGATACGCTTGGAAAGCGCCTTTCCTCCCGCTTCGCCAATGGCTTGAGGGCGCGGATATTGAAGGACGGCACGCGTGACACCGGCTGCGGCCTCAAGGCCTTCCGCCGCGACGCCTATCTCGCCTTGCCCTATTTCGACCATCACCACCGCTATTTCCCGGCGCTGTTCAACCGTGACGGCTGGCAGGTCGCCCATGTCGACGTCACGCATCGAGCGCGCCTGCATGGCAATTCCCACTACACCAATATCGGTCGCGCGCTTGTGGGCATCCACGATCTGATCGGCGTTGCCTGGCTGTTGCGGCGGCGCAAGCGGGCAAGCTGGGCTGAAACTTTCAAAACGGAGACATCGCCGTGA
- a CDS encoding sigma-54-dependent Fis family transcriptional regulator has translation MPTDIAHAERVYETARQRSAAASSPIIASWRRCMVKHRLAPEENRKPIFLSEFEFRRARESSAGLIAESSDELDRIFHSVGKSGCCLLLTDAQGVALERRGAAGDDRDFRALGLWSGAVWSEASVGTNGIGTALVDERSVVVYRDQHFFTSNTELCCTTAPIRDHTGRVTGALDISTCRDDINEMTFSFVTQAVRDAAQRIEGNLFRRAFPGARIVVVPTSFGAALSLLAVDQDDLVLGATRAARLALKLDDHAIAQGVPASDVLQEQRHDGGSDLAEAERSALRRVLSRTNGNVTQAASLLGISRATLHRKMKKLAVH, from the coding sequence ATGCCGACAGACATCGCCCATGCAGAACGCGTGTATGAAACAGCACGCCAGCGTTCCGCAGCCGCAAGTTCCCCGATCATCGCCTCATGGCGCCGCTGCATGGTCAAGCATCGCCTTGCGCCAGAGGAAAACCGCAAACCGATCTTCCTCAGCGAGTTCGAATTTCGCCGCGCCCGCGAAAGCTCTGCCGGGCTGATCGCCGAAAGCAGCGACGAACTCGACCGTATTTTCCACAGCGTCGGCAAGTCCGGCTGCTGCCTGCTTTTGACCGATGCGCAGGGCGTTGCGCTGGAACGGCGCGGTGCCGCCGGTGATGACCGCGATTTCCGTGCGCTCGGCCTCTGGTCCGGTGCGGTCTGGAGCGAGGCAAGCGTGGGCACCAACGGTATCGGTACGGCGCTTGTCGACGAGCGTTCGGTGGTGGTTTATCGCGATCAGCATTTTTTCACATCCAATACGGAACTCTGCTGCACCACGGCGCCCATCCGCGACCACACGGGTAGGGTGACCGGTGCGCTCGATATCTCCACCTGCCGCGACGACATCAATGAGATGACCTTCTCCTTCGTCACCCAGGCGGTGAGGGATGCGGCGCAGCGCATCGAGGGCAATCTTTTCCGCCGCGCCTTTCCCGGCGCACGCATCGTTGTGGTGCCGACGAGCTTTGGCGCGGCTCTTTCGCTGCTTGCCGTGGATCAGGACGATCTTGTTCTGGGGGCGACACGTGCGGCGCGTCTGGCGCTGAAGCTCGATGACCATGCCATCGCGCAGGGGGTGCCAGCTTCGGATGTTTTGCAGGAGCAGCGTCACGATGGCGGTTCCGATCTTGCGGAAGCGGAGCGCTCGGCGTTGCGCCGCGTTCTTTCCCGCACGAATGGCAATGTCACGCAGGCCGCATCCCTGCTCGGTATCAGCCGGGCGACGCTTCACCGCAAGATGAAGAAGCTTGCCGTGCACTGA
- a CDS encoding bifunctional diguanylate cyclase/phosphodiesterase produces MLKVLQCLAVDHDYRYTAAAVFVCMLGSFVTIRLFSRARLATGVQKINWLFLAGVNGGAAIWTTHFVAMLGYVAAGDVGYDPYLTGLSLLIAIVTTTAGFGISAYGGRSVLVEAGGLILGLGIAAMHYTGMAAYNVQGMIFWNQGYVIASLVLGAVLGAIAINRVARPVNWFCQYSAVTFLILAIASMHYTGMASMSFAFDPRIVIPENLLPPAVMGGGAIAVTLLLLALGLSTYVIDAQSTQQAVARYRHLSLHDPLTGIPNRAAFIEHLNRRTRHLSMGAHTALLSIDLDRFKEINDVHGHAAGDAVLRAIADRASSVLKAGEFLARMGGDEFVAMTHSYYTRADGAEFAQRLIEQISKPVEWNGQTFCVGASVGISVRNTSAIDADTLMAQADVAMYRAKSGTSDTICFYDKSMDEAARARNVLAIAMRSGLASNEFELYYQQQNDTRSGSIVGFEALLRWNHPERGMVSPAEFIPIAEQTGFIVDLGEWVLREACAQAALWKKSLSIAVNVAPQQLADNDFPEKVERILADTGLAPERLELEITEGSIIADHRHALVTIRKLKALGVKIAMDDYGTGYSSLSTLQSFPFDKIKIDRAFIDGLSTNVQSEAIVRSTLILAHSLNIPVLAEGVETKAHIEFLRREGCLQVQGFFFGRPGPLTSIANLVDDTFLTVEDEPKITTGRRYFKAV; encoded by the coding sequence ATGCTCAAAGTTCTGCAATGCCTCGCCGTCGATCACGACTATCGATATACCGCCGCAGCGGTCTTCGTCTGCATGTTAGGAAGCTTCGTTACCATACGTCTTTTTTCAAGGGCGCGTCTGGCAACGGGCGTGCAGAAGATCAACTGGCTGTTTCTGGCAGGCGTGAACGGCGGTGCGGCGATATGGACAACCCATTTCGTGGCAATGCTGGGTTATGTCGCTGCCGGCGATGTCGGTTACGATCCCTATCTGACGGGACTGTCGCTGCTTATCGCCATTGTGACCACAACAGCGGGTTTCGGCATTTCAGCCTATGGCGGGCGCAGCGTGCTGGTGGAAGCGGGCGGGTTGATACTCGGCCTCGGCATTGCCGCCATGCACTATACCGGCATGGCTGCCTACAATGTTCAGGGCATGATTTTCTGGAACCAGGGCTATGTCATCGCCTCGCTGGTGCTGGGAGCGGTGCTGGGCGCCATTGCAATCAATCGCGTCGCGCGCCCGGTCAACTGGTTCTGCCAGTACAGCGCGGTAACCTTTCTCATCCTTGCCATCGCCTCGATGCACTATACCGGCATGGCCTCGATGTCCTTCGCGTTTGATCCGCGCATCGTCATTCCGGAAAATCTCCTGCCGCCGGCCGTCATGGGTGGCGGCGCCATCGCGGTGACGCTTCTGCTTCTGGCGCTCGGGCTTTCCACCTATGTCATCGATGCCCAGTCCACCCAGCAGGCGGTTGCCCGATATCGCCATCTTTCGCTGCATGATCCGCTGACGGGCATTCCCAACCGGGCGGCATTCATTGAGCATCTCAATCGCCGCACGCGCCATCTTTCCATGGGTGCACATACGGCGCTCCTGTCCATCGATCTCGACCGTTTCAAGGAAATCAATGACGTGCATGGTCATGCGGCGGGCGATGCCGTGCTGCGCGCCATCGCCGACCGGGCGAGTTCCGTCCTGAAAGCCGGCGAGTTTCTGGCCCGTATGGGCGGTGACGAGTTCGTGGCGATGACCCATTCCTATTACACCCGTGCCGATGGCGCGGAATTTGCCCAGCGATTGATCGAACAGATCAGCAAGCCGGTCGAATGGAACGGGCAGACATTCTGCGTGGGCGCGAGCGTGGGCATATCGGTGCGCAATACCAGCGCCATCGACGCCGATACGCTGATGGCGCAGGCCGATGTCGCCATGTACCGCGCGAAAAGCGGGACTTCGGATACGATCTGCTTCTACGATAAGTCCATGGACGAGGCGGCCCGCGCGCGCAACGTCTTGGCGATTGCCATGCGCAGCGGCCTCGCCAGTAATGAGTTTGAGCTTTATTACCAGCAGCAGAACGATACGAGGAGCGGCAGTATCGTCGGTTTTGAGGCGCTTTTGCGCTGGAACCATCCGGAGCGCGGCATGGTCTCGCCTGCCGAATTTATTCCGATCGCCGAACAGACCGGCTTCATCGTCGATCTGGGCGAATGGGTTCTGCGTGAAGCCTGTGCGCAGGCGGCTCTCTGGAAGAAATCGCTTTCCATCGCTGTCAATGTCGCGCCGCAGCAGCTTGCGGATAATGATTTTCCCGAGAAGGTCGAGAGAATTCTCGCCGATACCGGGCTTGCGCCGGAGAGGCTGGAACTGGAAATCACGGAAGGCAGCATTATCGCCGACCACCGCCATGCGCTCGTCACCATCCGCAAGCTCAAGGCGCTTGGCGTCAAGATCGCCATGGATGACTACGGCACCGGCTATTCCTCCCTGTCGACCCTGCAAAGCTTCCCTTTCGACAAGATCAAGATCGACCGTGCCTTCATCGATGGCCTGTCGACCAACGTACAGTCGGAGGCGATTGTCCGTTCGACGCTCATTCTGGCGCACAGCCTAAATATTCCCGTGCTTGCGGAAGGGGTGGAGACCAAGGCCCATATCGAATTCCTGCGACGGGAAGGCTGCCTGCAGGTGCAGGGCTTCTTCTTCGGCAGACCCGGGCCACTGACCTCCATCGCCAATCTTGTGGACGATACCTTCCTGACGGTGGAAGACGAGCCGAAAATCACCACGGGGCGGCGTTACTTCAAGGCTGTCTGA
- a CDS encoding 50S ribosomal protein L25/general stress protein Ctc has protein sequence MSKESYELKAEARERVGKGSSRELRRNGLIPAVIYGDKQAPISIALSTNEVTKRIHAGGFMTTVAIIDVDGKKIKVLPKDYQLDPVRDFTMHVDFLRVSGNTLVNVEVPVHFVNEEKSDIKIGGVLNIVRHTVEFHCPANDIPEFITVDLSGLKIGDNVHISNVKLPKNITPVIADRDFTIATIVAPAGGVAEETAEEASE, from the coding sequence ATGAGCAAAGAATCGTATGAGCTCAAGGCCGAGGCGCGCGAACGAGTTGGTAAGGGGTCCTCTCGTGAACTTCGCCGCAACGGTTTGATTCCCGCTGTCATCTATGGTGACAAGCAGGCCCCCATTTCCATCGCCCTGTCGACCAATGAAGTCACCAAGCGTATCCACGCTGGCGGTTTCATGACGACGGTTGCGATCATCGACGTCGACGGCAAGAAGATCAAGGTTCTCCCGAAGGATTACCAGCTTGATCCGGTCCGCGACTTCACCATGCATGTCGACTTCCTGCGCGTTTCGGGCAACACGCTCGTCAACGTTGAAGTTCCGGTTCACTTCGTCAACGAAGAAAAGTCGGACATCAAGATCGGCGGCGTTCTGAACATCGTTCGTCACACGGTGGAATTCCACTGCCCGGCCAACGACATTCCGGAATTCATCACGGTTGATCTCTCTGGTCTGAAGATCGGTGACAACGTTCACATTTCGAATGTGAAGCTGCCGAAGAACATCACGCCTGTGATCGCCGACCGTGACTTCACGATCGCAACGATCGTTGCTCCGGCTGGCGGCGTTGCAGAAGAAACGGCTGAAGAAGCTTCCGAATAA
- a CDS encoding EAL domain-containing protein, which yields MAHSVESRFIAIVSGALLTVVAPLFTLLLTLSYHEAIRSQRNHLEILLSTNAQALARPLWDLDDDTINQITGTLVSDPMIKMVEVKDTSGQLDIVQTAGSDIIQDASSTTRDVAYKTTKGSVKVGQLTIYYDDVSLLTSLSRTELSFITIFILAILTIVLAAIAGNRFMVIRPLMRLAAAIEATRRLGSRHHVDWRSKDEIGRLAKSFNEMQTQLEKEELEIKNAHERKTEIYNRTPAMLFSLDRHDRIAAVSDYWVQATGYDRAKILGLNFADLIHPDDRFLFQKRKAAQQLPDAAHTGITVRFHCMDGDVMDALILEKALDSGDATQQSTCLCVMTDVTELRQSEKRNRQQAISDHLTGLFNRQGFEAILDLQIRDADRNGSELACLFIDLDRFKAINDNLGHAAGDAVLREFTMKLEPLLTPLDSASRLGGDEFAILLAGDKVEERALQFCERVCTMLDTPFEIENNSIRLSASIGMAVYPLHASSASELLQNADMAMYTRKRTGKNGSQVFDSSIMDRAREHAELERDIAQALSDDWFEAYFQPIQDLASGRTAGFEALLRLNHPEKGLLSPAAIISLAEENGTIHRIGNVILDQSIANLARLSRLPGMEQTYVAVNFSPLQFEPGLPTRIAGVLHRHGILPKRLVIEITEAVIMKDDPQIRAILNAIHQLGCRIALDDFGTGYSSLSYLSRFPVDIVKIDQSFTRSICDDTMEIRQRNRMLVEGIAAISHKMNCAVIAEGVETEEQKELLTAIGADYGQGYLFARPQPIGKLIDALDAASGASHPAARQA from the coding sequence ATGGCTCATTCCGTCGAAAGCCGCTTCATCGCGATTGTTTCCGGCGCACTTCTTACAGTGGTCGCTCCGCTATTCACGCTTTTGCTGACGCTCTCCTATCACGAGGCTATTCGCAGCCAGCGCAATCACCTTGAAATTCTGCTGTCGACAAATGCCCAGGCGCTTGCCCGCCCCCTGTGGGATCTCGACGACGACACGATAAACCAGATTACCGGGACCCTCGTTTCCGACCCCATGATCAAGATGGTCGAGGTCAAGGACACCTCCGGCCAGCTCGACATCGTTCAGACAGCCGGCAGCGACATCATTCAGGACGCCTCCTCGACGACGCGCGACGTCGCCTACAAAACCACCAAGGGCTCCGTCAAGGTCGGGCAGCTGACGATCTATTATGACGATGTCAGCCTTCTGACCTCTCTCAGTCGCACCGAATTGTCGTTCATCACGATTTTCATCCTTGCCATTCTCACCATTGTGCTGGCGGCCATTGCCGGTAACCGCTTCATGGTCATCCGCCCGCTGATGCGGCTCGCAGCCGCCATTGAGGCGACCCGGCGCCTCGGCTCGCGTCACCACGTCGACTGGCGGTCGAAGGACGAGATCGGCAGGCTGGCGAAGAGCTTCAACGAGATGCAGACCCAGCTCGAAAAGGAAGAGCTGGAGATCAAGAACGCCCATGAGCGGAAGACGGAAATCTACAACCGGACGCCCGCCATGCTGTTCTCGCTCGACAGACACGACCGCATCGCCGCCGTCAGCGACTATTGGGTGCAGGCGACCGGTTACGACCGCGCGAAGATACTTGGCCTGAATTTCGCCGATCTCATCCACCCGGATGATCGCTTCCTGTTCCAGAAACGCAAGGCTGCCCAGCAGTTGCCGGACGCCGCGCATACCGGCATCACCGTCCGCTTCCATTGCATGGATGGCGACGTCATGGACGCGCTCATCCTCGAAAAAGCCCTAGATTCCGGCGATGCCACACAGCAGAGCACATGTCTCTGCGTCATGACTGATGTGACCGAGTTGCGCCAGTCGGAAAAGCGCAACCGCCAGCAGGCCATTTCCGACCATCTGACCGGCCTTTTCAATCGCCAGGGTTTTGAGGCGATCCTCGACCTGCAGATTCGCGATGCGGACCGGAACGGCAGCGAACTGGCTTGCCTGTTCATCGACCTCGATCGGTTCAAGGCCATCAACGACAATCTCGGCCATGCGGCGGGCGACGCGGTTCTGCGGGAATTCACAATGAAGCTCGAGCCGCTGCTGACGCCGCTCGACAGCGCCTCGCGCCTGGGCGGCGACGAATTTGCCATTCTGCTCGCCGGCGACAAGGTGGAAGAGCGCGCCCTGCAGTTCTGCGAACGCGTCTGCACCATGCTGGACACGCCCTTCGAGATCGAGAACAACAGCATCCGTCTCAGCGCCAGTATCGGCATGGCCGTCTATCCTCTGCATGCTTCCAGCGCCTCGGAGCTTTTGCAGAATGCCGACATGGCCATGTATACCCGCAAAAGAACCGGCAAGAACGGTTCGCAGGTCTTTGACAGCTCGATCATGGACCGGGCGCGCGAGCATGCGGAACTGGAACGGGATATAGCGCAGGCGCTCTCCGACGACTGGTTCGAGGCTTATTTCCAGCCGATTCAGGACCTTGCAAGCGGCCGGACGGCGGGTTTCGAGGCGCTGTTGCGTCTTAACCACCCGGAAAAGGGTCTGCTCTCCCCCGCCGCCATCATCAGCCTTGCGGAGGAAAACGGCACGATCCACCGCATCGGCAACGTCATCCTCGATCAGTCGATCGCCAATCTCGCACGGCTGTCGCGCCTGCCGGGTATGGAGCAGACATATGTGGCGGTGAATTTTTCGCCGTTGCAGTTCGAGCCGGGATTGCCGACGCGTATTGCCGGCGTGCTGCATCGGCACGGTATTCTCCCCAAACGGCTGGTCATCGAGATCACCGAAGCTGTGATCATGAAGGACGACCCGCAAATCCGGGCGATCCTCAACGCCATTCATCAGCTGGGCTGCCGCATCGCACTGGACGATTTCGGAACAGGTTACTCGTCGCTCAGCTATCTCAGCCGTTTTCCAGTCGATATCGTCAAGATTGACCAGTCTTTCACCCGCTCGATCTGCGACGACACAATGGAGATAAGACAGCGCAACCGCATGCTGGTGGAGGGCATCGCCGCCATCTCCCACAAGATGAACTGCGCCGTCATCGCCGAAGGCGTTGAGACGGAAGAGCAGAAGGAGCTTCTGACGGCGATAGGCGCGGATTACGGACAGGGCTACCTGTTTGCACGTCCGCAACCCATCGGAAAACTGATCGACGCATTGGACGCGGCTTCCGGCGCAAGCCACCCCGCGGCGCGACAAGCCTGA
- a CDS encoding methyl-accepting chemotaxis protein, whose amino-acid sequence MPGANPTAVKAKSLSIKAKFAALVTGATLVSCLSVGLLSYEMGKSGLIDASEIRLETVAGNQSKQLDAYTLRVEQSISELSQNAAIAQALETMTTVVPTEKEAIIQAFRRENVSEEERASFSGEGLRLLYAIRHATINAAIASVWRNTRVSDIYVIDKAGLIIYSVTKGKNFLTNVSEPQNSTIKELFDRIEAGKDGVVSTTGFGVGGANDSALVGMPLAVSNWGQLQRKGAVIMRISPDRIGAVVTPEETGKSIDDAVLLSAEGKLRAGVLSAGADAAVSESLVALSNTSEAGTVMAQTPAGNIFYAYRPVSVFGQKHLLAIGQQESKVLAAANDLAFWATLATLAVLAVMTLVGIFVSASLTKPLTGLAGLMERLNGGENDIEIKAVSRGDEIGTMARALESFRQGILDKQHMEAESHRKSEELDEERAQREMEKARSARELEEAVDALATGLANLAAGRLDLRIEKSFVPSLDHLRIDFNNSIAGLDATISSIGESANAIRSGSGELKSASEDLSRRTERQAAALEEAAAALGDMTQAVNVSLSRCNVAVEATAGTMQDAHKSTAVVKEAIVAMERIETSSAKIRQIIDVIDQIAFQTNLLALNAGVEAARAGEAGKGFAVVAQEVRELAQKSAAAARDITTLIATSAGDVESGVALVLKTGESLEQIQKRIQSVNDQIGEIATASREQSGRLSEINASVNELDHVTQQNAAMVEETTAAAFSLANEADGLTEQVGQFSVGETRQRDQRYAA is encoded by the coding sequence ATGCCGGGTGCAAATCCGACTGCTGTCAAAGCTAAATCATTGTCTATAAAAGCCAAATTCGCAGCGCTCGTCACGGGCGCGACGCTGGTTTCATGCCTTTCGGTAGGGCTGCTGTCATATGAGATGGGCAAGTCCGGCCTGATCGACGCCAGCGAAATCAGGCTCGAAACGGTTGCAGGAAATCAGTCCAAGCAGCTTGATGCCTATACGCTGCGCGTCGAACAAAGCATTTCCGAGCTGTCGCAGAATGCCGCGATCGCACAGGCGCTGGAAACCATGACCACCGTTGTGCCGACGGAAAAGGAAGCGATCATCCAGGCTTTCCGCCGCGAAAACGTATCCGAGGAAGAGCGCGCCTCCTTCAGCGGCGAAGGATTGCGGCTGCTTTACGCCATCCGTCACGCGACAATCAACGCGGCCATTGCCAGCGTCTGGCGCAACACCCGGGTCAGCGACATCTATGTGATCGACAAGGCCGGTCTCATTATCTATTCCGTGACCAAGGGCAAAAACTTCCTGACCAATGTGTCGGAACCGCAAAACAGCACGATCAAGGAATTGTTCGACCGTATCGAAGCGGGCAAGGATGGCGTCGTCAGCACCACCGGGTTCGGCGTTGGCGGGGCCAATGATTCTGCCTTGGTCGGCATGCCGCTCGCGGTCTCGAACTGGGGCCAGCTGCAGCGCAAGGGTGCTGTCATCATGCGCATTTCACCCGACCGGATCGGCGCGGTGGTCACCCCCGAGGAAACAGGCAAGTCGATCGATGACGCCGTTCTTCTGAGCGCGGAAGGCAAGCTGCGGGCGGGTGTTCTCTCGGCCGGCGCCGATGCCGCCGTTTCCGAAAGCCTTGTGGCCCTTTCGAACACCAGCGAAGCCGGAACGGTGATGGCGCAGACGCCTGCGGGCAACATCTTCTACGCCTATCGCCCGGTCTCCGTCTTCGGACAGAAGCATCTTCTGGCGATCGGTCAGCAGGAAAGCAAGGTTCTCGCCGCCGCCAACGATCTGGCCTTCTGGGCGACGCTGGCGACGCTGGCGGTCCTTGCCGTCATGACGCTCGTCGGCATCTTCGTTTCCGCCAGCCTGACCAAGCCGCTGACAGGTCTTGCCGGGCTGATGGAGCGCCTGAACGGCGGTGAAAACGATATCGAAATCAAGGCGGTCTCCCGTGGCGACGAGATCGGCACCATGGCGCGCGCACTGGAATCCTTCCGCCAGGGCATTCTCGACAAGCAGCACATGGAAGCCGAGTCCCATCGCAAGAGCGAGGAGCTGGACGAGGAACGCGCCCAGCGTGAAATGGAAAAGGCAAGAAGCGCCAGGGAACTGGAAGAGGCTGTCGACGCCCTTGCAACCGGTCTCGCCAATCTTGCGGCCGGCAGGCTCGATCTTCGCATCGAAAAATCCTTCGTGCCGTCGCTCGACCATCTGCGCATCGACTTCAACAACTCCATCGCCGGGCTGGACGCGACGATCTCCAGCATCGGCGAAAGCGCCAATGCCATCCGCTCCGGCTCCGGCGAACTGAAAAGCGCTTCGGAAGACCTGTCGCGCCGCACGGAACGCCAGGCTGCGGCACTTGAAGAAGCCGCAGCGGCACTCGGAGATATGACGCAGGCCGTCAATGTCTCCCTGTCACGCTGCAACGTCGCCGTCGAGGCAACGGCGGGCACGATGCAGGACGCCCATAAATCCACGGCCGTCGTGAAGGAAGCGATCGTCGCCATGGAACGCATCGAGACCTCATCGGCCAAGATTCGCCAGATCATCGACGTCATCGACCAGATCGCCTTCCAGACCAATCTGCTGGCGCTGAATGCCGGTGTGGAAGCCGCCCGCGCCGGCGAGGCCGGCAAGGGCTTTGCGGTCGTGGCGCAGGAGGTTCGCGAACTCGCCCAGAAATCGGCGGCCGCCGCCCGTGACATCACGACGCTGATCGCCACGTCCGCAGGCGATGTGGAAAGCGGTGTGGCGCTGGTGCTGAAGACCGGCGAAAGCCTCGAGCAGATCCAGAAACGCATCCAGTCGGTCAACGACCAGATCGGCGAAATCGCCACGGCGTCGCGCGAACAGTCCGGCCGCCTCAGCGAAATCAATGCCTCCGTCAACGAACTCGACCATGTCACCCAGCAGAATGCGGCGATGGTGGAGGAAACGACGGCTGCTGCCTTCTCGCTGGCGAACGAGGCGGACGGCCTGACCGAGCAGGTGGGACAGTTCTCGGTAGGCGAAACCCGGCAGCGGGACCAGCGCTACGCGGCCTGA
- a CDS encoding aldehyde dehydrogenase, whose protein sequence is MNIQVQQKAGEAPFKLKYGNYIGGKWVEPKSGRYMDNLSPVTGHKICEVPRSDAADIEFALDAAHKAREKWGKTSVTERSNILLKIAQRIEDNLDLIARAETWDNGKPLRETTNADIPLTIDHFRYFAGCIRAQEGTIGEIDNDTVAYHFHEPLGVVGQIIPWNFPILMAAWKLAPALAAGNCVVLKPAEQTPASILVVMELIEDLLPPGVLNIVNGTGLEAGKPLAQSNRIAKIAFTGSTSVGKEIMRYAADNVTNITLELGGKSPNIFFADVMNEDDAFLDKALEGFAFFALNQGEVCTCPSRALVHESIYDRFMEKAIKRVQAISQDDPLNPSTMLGAQASQEQFDKIMSYLDIGKKEGARVLTGGDRKTLTGDLKDGYYIQPTVFEGNNKMRIFQEEIFGPVVSVTTFKTVEEALEIANDTVYGLGAGVWSRDTNVAYRAGRGIEAGRVWTNCYHVYPAGAAFGGYKQSGIGRETHKMMLDHYQQTKNLLVSYSPNKVGFF, encoded by the coding sequence ATGAATATTCAGGTTCAGCAGAAAGCCGGCGAAGCGCCCTTCAAGCTGAAATACGGCAACTACATCGGCGGCAAGTGGGTGGAGCCGAAATCCGGCCGCTACATGGACAATCTGTCACCGGTGACGGGTCACAAGATCTGCGAGGTTCCGCGCTCGGATGCGGCCGATATCGAGTTCGCACTGGATGCGGCCCACAAGGCACGGGAAAAATGGGGCAAGACGAGCGTTACGGAACGCTCCAACATCCTGCTCAAGATCGCCCAGCGTATCGAGGACAATCTCGACCTCATCGCGCGGGCCGAAACCTGGGATAACGGCAAGCCGCTGCGTGAAACAACCAATGCGGATATTCCGCTGACGATCGACCATTTCCGTTATTTCGCGGGCTGCATCCGCGCACAGGAAGGCACGATCGGCGAAATCGACAACGACACGGTCGCCTATCATTTCCATGAACCGCTCGGCGTCGTCGGTCAGATCATACCGTGGAACTTCCCGATCCTGATGGCCGCCTGGAAACTCGCGCCCGCTCTTGCCGCCGGTAATTGCGTCGTGCTGAAGCCGGCCGAACAGACGCCTGCCTCCATTCTCGTCGTGATGGAGCTTATCGAAGACCTGCTGCCGCCCGGCGTTCTCAACATCGTCAATGGTACCGGTCTTGAAGCCGGCAAGCCGCTGGCGCAGAGCAATCGCATCGCCAAGATCGCCTTCACCGGCTCCACCTCGGTCGGCAAGGAAATCATGCGTTATGCGGCTGACAACGTCACCAACATCACGCTGGAACTGGGCGGCAAGTCGCCGAACATCTTCTTTGCCGATGTGATGAACGAAGACGACGCCTTCCTCGACAAGGCGCTAGAAGGTTTCGCCTTCTTCGCGCTCAACCAGGGTGAGGTCTGCACATGCCCCTCGCGTGCGCTGGTGCATGAATCGATCTATGACCGCTTCATGGAGAAGGCGATCAAGCGCGTTCAGGCCATCAGCCAGGACGATCCGCTCAATCCGTCGACCATGCTTGGCGCACAGGCCTCGCAGGAACAGTTCGACAAGATCATGAGCTATCTTGATATCGGCAAGAAGGAAGGCGCAAGGGTTCTGACCGGCGGCGACCGCAAGACGCTGACCGGCGACCTGAAAGACGGATATTACATCCAGCCGACGGTCTTCGAAGGCAACAACAAGATGCGGATTTTCCAGGAAGAAATCTTCGGCCCGGTTGTTTCCGTCACCACCTTCAAGACGGTGGAGGAAGCGCTCGAAATCGCCAATGACACGGTTTACGGTCTGGGCGCCGGGGTCTGGAGCCGGGATACCAATGTCGCCTACCGGGCGGGCCGGGGCATCGAAGCGGGCCGTGTGTGGACGAACTGCTACCATGTCTATCCGGCGGGTGCGGCTTTCGGCGGTTACAAGCAGTCGGGTATCGGTCGTGAGACCCACAAGATGATGCTCGATCACTACCAGCAGACCAAGAACCTGCTCGTATCCTACAGCCCGAACAAGGTTGGCTTCTTCTGA